The following proteins are co-located in the Oceanimonas sp. GK1 genome:
- a CDS encoding DUF2218 domain-containing protein — protein MADCSAVIATSNGLGYLKKLCIHFAQKVEADWQDHSGYVQFAMGRCELSATDGQLAVRCRADNDHDLQLVADTVKSHFDRFAVRDRLVLHWD, from the coding sequence ATGGCTGATTGTTCAGCGGTTATCGCCACCTCCAACGGGCTTGGCTACCTCAAAAAGCTCTGCATTCACTTCGCCCAGAAGGTGGAAGCCGACTGGCAGGATCACAGCGGCTATGTGCAGTTCGCCATGGGGCGTTGCGAGCTCAGCGCCACCGACGGCCAGCTGGCGGTACGCTGCCGTGCCGACAACGACCACGACCTGCAACTGGTGGCCGACACCGTCAAATCCCACTTCGACCGTTTCGCGGTGCGCGACCGGCTGGTACTGCACTGGGACTGA